In Aerococcaceae bacterium zg-252, the genomic window AGTTTAGTGCGATAAATAAGATAATATAAATAGCTGCTAAAATGATTTGCATTTCGAGCGTAGACGTTATTCCCATGTACATCCATGTGTAAATAGCAGCGACCCATGCGACTACGACGATAACAGTCGGTAAATATACAAAGGCTTGGAAAAATCCAATGGCAGCTGCAATTCCAGGAGAAATAAATTCTTCATAATAGCTAGAAATCCCACCGCTAGATGTTGTACGTTGAGCTAATTCTGACAGGGATAAACTTCCAAAAATAATGCAACTAGCACCAAGTGCTAAAGCTAGCATTCCTAATCCGACATTCCCGCCAGCATATACTAAGACATTATCTGCTCTAAAATAAATGCCGGAGCCAATTACGATACCGACAATCATTGTAATCGCAGTGATTAAACCATAGGTTTTGTTTTCTTGTTTCATTTCATTCCTCATTTGTTTGATAAATTAATGGCAAATTGAGCAATGGAACCCGAATTTTTGCCATTCCTAATTATAGCATGATAGATGCATTAGTAAAGATAAGATTGGTAAAATTTCAACTACTAGGAAAAAGAGAACGCTTAGTATATAATAGAAAGCGAGAATAATAGAAAATATCGGTGTTAGGGGAAGTTTAGGCGAAGTAGTCACGCAATGACTGCTCGTGTGATAAGTCAGTGTGCTAGTGAATTTGACTGATTTTTTAGCTCTTAACGAACAAAGAAAGCAGGATGCAAATAATGAAAGAATTACCAATTGGGATTATTGACTCTGGTTTTGGGGGACTAACGGTAGTCAAACAAAGTTTGAAGCAATTACCCAATGAATCGATTATTTATTTAGGAGATAGTGCACGTTGTCCGTATGGACCACGTCCTTTGTCGCAAGTAAAAGAGTTTATTTGGCAAATGACTCATTTTTTATTGGAAAAAGGCATAAAAATGCTGGTAATTGCGTGCAACACAGGGACAGCAGCTGCTTTAGAAGAAATTAGGTCAAGTTTGTCAATTCCGGTTATCGGTGTGATACACCCTGGTAGTCGTGCAGCAATAAAGGAAACACAAAATCAACGCATCGGTGTCATTGGTACACAAGGGACGATTAATAGTCGTTTATATGAACAAGTTATTTTAGAAAAAGCAAATCATTTAGCTGTTACCAGTGTAGCAGCACCTGAATTTGTTTCGATTGTGGAAGAAAATCGCATGGATGATGCGAAAACACCAGCTATTGTTCAAGCTCAATTACAGTCATTAATTGATGAGCAAGTAGACACGCTAGTTCTTGGCTGTACGCATTATCCGATTATTCGTGATGTGATACAAGAGGCAATGGGAGAATCAGTGAGTTTGATAGACTCAGGTGTTGAAACGATTAATGAAGTGAGTACCTTGCTCGATTACTTTAATTTGAGTCGCAGTGCCCAAGAAGCAATTGAAAGTCCAGCCACAATGGAAATTTTTACGACTGGTGAAGCAGAACACTTTGAAACGGTTGCTAAAGCGTGGCTAAAAAATGAAGAGTTGGAAGTTAAAACATGTCGAATTGAGGGGGATCACATTGTCGAAAATATTAATCGCAACTCATAATCCAGGGAAAGTAAAAGAGTTTCAAACTTTATTTACACCACTAGGGATTGAAGTAGAATCATTGTTGGATTTTCCTGATTTAGAAGAGGTTGAAGAAACAGGGTCAACATTTGAAGAAAATGCACGTCTAAAAGCAGAGACGATTGCACAAATTACTAAAGGAATTGTACTAGCCGATGACTCAGGGCTATGTGTAGATGCCTTAAACGGAGCACCGGGAATTTATAGTGCACGTTATGCAGGGCAACCAACGGATAATTTGAAAAATAATCAAAAACTTTTAGCCGCCTTAGACGGTGAAACGAATCGTCAAGCACATTTTATTTGTTGCTTAGTGTTGGCTCACCCTAATATGGAGTCGCTAGTAGTTGAGGGGCGAGTAGACGGCGAAATCGCAACAGCAATGCAAGGTGAAAAAGGGTTTGGTTATGATCCAGTCTTTTATATTTCGTCTGAGCAAAAAACATTTGCACAAATGCCGGAACGTAAAAGTGAAATTGGACATCGTGCGTTAGCGTTGAAAGCATTACTTGAGAAAATGCCGAATTGGATAGAGGAGTTGAATAAAAAATGAAATGGTTAGTAATCAGTGACAATCATGGAAATTGGGCACAATTAAATCAACTAATTGAGCAATATCGCTCACAAGTGGATATTATTGTTCATTGTGGCGATTCAGAGTTTCCGGCTGATGATCCAATTTGGGAGCAAGTCGATGTCGTTGTATCTGGAAATATGGATTTTGATCCACAGTATTTTGCAGTTCGTACAAAAGATACAGAAGTAGGTAAAATTTTGGTAGTCCATGGACATCGTCATGGCGTCAATACGAATAATCAAGAATTATTAGAAATGGCACTGGGAACGAATGCGAAATTTGTTTTTCATGGGCACACACATCGCCTTTATGCAGAGCAAAAAGAAGGTGTTATTTTCGTTAATCCGGGTAGCTTGAATCATTCGCGTGGGCCAATTCCGTATAAAACGTATGCAGTCATTGACATTGATGAGCAAAAAATTATCGTTAAGTTCTATACTGATACGCATGAATGTTTAGTGGATTTGACACAAGAATTTTTACGGTAAGTACAATATGATAAATAAAATTATTGAAAAAACGATTGTTAATTCGTTGTCTGAATTGATGATACCGGCTGATAATGTGGCACATGTGTTAACTAGCAATACCTTGAGTCATGGATTGTTAATTCTATCGACAGTTAATTATTCACTTATTCCAGTTTTATCGCCACAGTCGAAGTTAATGGGTTTAATTAATACATCATTGATTATTCAAGCGATTACAACGATTGATGCGATTGAAGTGGATAAATTAGATGAAATTAAAATTGAGTCGGTCATGATAGAACCACCGATTATCTTGGACGAACAAGTTAGTTTTGAAAAGATTTTACATCATTTGGTCGATTATAACTTTTTATGTGTCGTAGATGACCAACAAAATTTTAAAGGGATTATTACACGTCGTGCAGTGTTAAAACGTTTGAACAAATTTGTTCATCATTTATCGAGTTCTGACGCAATCGGACAGTTGATGATTCAAATGGCACAAAGTGAAAATCAGGAAGATAATTGAGTATCTTCAAACTTTCTTCAAATTCTTTTCTCATTGTGTCCATGTATTGTGTTGTTTGAGTGTGGTATACTATGAGTAAAGTTAGACTGGGGAATGATATGTTCAATCTCTGCTAGATTTAAAAACTGGAAATAAGTGGGGGAGCGAGATGATGAATAGACAATTGAAACGTAGTGGGAAAATAGTTGAAATAATAAAAAAAGTTTCATTATTAGTCGCTATGTTATTGTGTGTTTTTTCAAATTTGAGCATGACAGTTTCGGCTCAAGAAGAAGTGTCCGATGGTGGCACAATTTCGGGAACTTTTTCGGATTATATTCCTTATAAGAAATTCAATAATTATCAGTACATTGGTTTTGGGACAGGATTTGAAAATCAATACACTATTTTAGAATATTCACCTGACCAAAATGGTGTGTTTCAAATTGTAATGTTAGTAAATGGAGTCGCTAAAGCTTATGTGTATCAACAACGTAGCAATGGGCTTTATGAATTAGCTTGTGTTGATAGTTATGGAGATGTCGAAGATTTGCGTTATTCGACTCAAGTTGCGGGCAATGGAGAATCGTTAATTCTACCAAATAATTTGTCAATTGGGTATCAATACTATTCCGGTTATAATAATGAATATGTAAGAACGATTCGCGATATTTTACCGACTTATGAAAAGAATAATAAATCGTATCAAGAAGTCGTGATGATTGAAGAAACAGGCTATGCTGACGGCTCACACATGAATTATTATTTAGCACCAACATACGGTATTATTTGTATTGAACGTGTCGATGCGGATGGTAATTTGGTAGCTGAATCGTCACTGTCAGAAGTTTACAATACTGTTTATGAATAAGATAGATTGCCCTAGTCCACTAAGAACGGTGGGCTAGGGTTTTAATGATTTTACTTGCATCTTTTGATAAAAATCGTTATTATATAGTAGCTATGTCGCCGTAGTGTAATGGATATCACACAAGATTCCGGTTCTTGTGATGGGGGTTCGATTCCCTCCGGCGATGTTTTTTATATTCTTTGTAGTGAGGTGACAGAATGAAACGAGGACGATATCAACTATTAGTGTATTTAGCGATGCTGGCAGCACAAGGGGTAGTGATTAGTTTATTAGAACGTTTTATTCCGTCGCCTTTTGCTTTTGCACCAGGTGCCAAATTAGGCTTAGCGAATTTAGTGACGATTATTGCTATTTTTACTTTGCCAAAAAAATATAGTTTGCAAGTAGTAGCATTAAGATTAGTGCTAGCGACTTTATTAGGTGGCACTTTATCTACTTTCTTATATAGTGTAGCAGGTGGGCTATTAAGTTACCTTGTGATGATTTTATTACAGTATCTTGGGCCTAAGCGAGTGAGTATTGTTGGGATTTCGGTTATGGGTGGAATGGCACACAATTTAGGGCAGTTATCTATGGCTGCTTTGCTAGCAAAATCATGGGCAGTGCTAAATTATTTACCCGTTTTATCAGTAAGTGGAATTTTAGCCGGTTTTGCTGTTGGATTTGTAGGTAATCTCTTATTACATAAAATATCGGTATTACGTGTGTATCACGATGAATTAATTAAATCACGAGCACAAGAATCGTGGTTGTCACTAATGTAACGCCAAAACATCAACAGCTTTTGAGTAGCTGTTGGTGTTTTTGTGTTTTATGCTTACACTATTACTATCACTAACAAGTTTGTATATCTTCTCACAAATGGTATAAAGATAAAATTTTAAATAATCATTGATTTAACACTATTTTCAAAAAATAAATACGTTTGCAATCATTTGAAAAGCCGCATTTGTTATTGCACGCACAAATGGGCTGTGTTATACTTCAAGTTGGTATTATTTTTATTTATGAAAAAGGAAGTGGAAAAATGACAAAGGAAATCGTAATTGTCGGTGCTGGTTATGCTGGTATTGCAGCTGCACGTCAATTAGGTAAAACTTTTAAAAAAGATGAGTCAGTTAATATCACATTGATTGATAAACACTCATATCATACTTATATGACAGAATTGCATGAGGTAGCAGGTGGTCGTGTTGAACCGGAAGCTATCAAATATGATTTACGCCGTATTTTCAAAAAATATAAAAAAGTTGATTTAGTAACGGACAAAGTAACATCAATTAATTATGATTCAAAAGAAGTGATTGCTGAACATCATACTTATAAGTATGATTACTTATTGTTAGCAATGGGTGGTGAAGCGAATACTTTTGGTATTGAAGGCGTAAAAGAAAATGGTTTTACGTTATGGTCAATGGAAGCAGCTGAACGTGTACGTGCACATATCATTAATACATGCTATTTAGCATCTCGTGAACATGATGAAGCAAAACGTCGTGCAATGCTTTCTTTCTTAGTATGTGGTGCTGGGTTTACCGGTGTTGAAATGGTTGGAGAATTGGTGGAATGGGTTCCACGTTTAGCGCATGAGTATAAATTAAATGAAGATGAATTTTCAATTCATTTAGTTGAAGCTGCTCCAAAAATTTTAGCAATGGTTACTGAAAAAGAACAAACCAAAGCAATGAAATACATGGAAAAAGTTGGTATTCAAATTAGCTTAGGTGACGGTATCGTAAAAGTTGCTAAAGACCATATTGAATTAGCGTCAGGAAAAACAATTCCAACTTATACAACAATCTGGACAGCAGGGGTACAAGCTAATACTGAAACAGCTGAATTTGGTATCGAAAAAGCACGTGCTGGACGTTTAGTTGCGAATGAGTACATGGAAGCAAAAGGGCGTGAAAATGTTTATATTGCTGGGGACTTAGTTTATTATGAAGAACCAGATAAAAACAATGCACCTGCTCCACAAATTGTACAAGCTGCTGAACAAACAGGGCACACAGCTGCTCAAAATATTATCGCAGCGATTAAAGGTTCTGAAAAACATGCTTTTAAAGGTAAGTATGATGGATTCATGGTATCAATCGGTTCACGTTATGGTGTAGCTTTATTGTTTGACAAATATCATTTATCAGGATTTTTCGCAATGTTAATGAAACATATCGTTAACTTGAAATACTTCTTCGATATTCGCAGTTTATTCTATATGGTAGCTTATACACAACACGAGTTCTTTGATATTAAAGATAAACGTAATATTTTTGGTGGTTTCTTAGCTACTAAAGGTAATAACCTATGGACATTGCCATTACGTATTTTCTACGGTGCAATGTGGTTATCTGAAGGATTGAAGAAAACATTTGGTTGGTTTGGTGGTTCAACATGGTTTAAAGATTCAGTAGTCTTTCCATTTGAATGGTTACAGGCTGCCGATGTGACATCAGCAGCTTCTGGTGCAGAAGAAACAGTATCAGCAGCTTCTGGAGCAGCAGATGCCGTAGCTGGAGCAGCACATAGTGTATTCAGTTTGAATTATGTGTATGGCGAAGAACCAATGTTAGTATTGGATAAAATGCCAAATTGGTTTGGTTCAATTATGAAATTTATGATGCCAAATGTAGAAGTAGCATTATTTATGCAACGCTTTATGTCAATTGTAGAAATTTTAATTGGATTAGCATTAATTGCTGGTGTCTTCACTTGGTTAGTAAGTGCAGCAACTGTAGCATTAGTTGTAATGTTCAGTTTATCTGGTATGTTTGTATGGGT contains:
- a CDS encoding XTP/dITP diphosphatase gives rise to the protein MKSWKLKHVELRGITLSKILIATHNPGKVKEFQTLFTPLGIEVESLLDFPDLEEVEETGSTFEENARLKAETIAQITKGIVLADDSGLCVDALNGAPGIYSARYAGQPTDNLKNNQKLLAALDGETNRQAHFICCLVLAHPNMESLVVEGRVDGEIATAMQGEKGFGYDPVFYISSEQKTFAQMPERKSEIGHRALALKALLEKMPNWIEELNKK
- a CDS encoding CBS domain-containing protein encodes the protein MINKIIEKTIVNSLSELMIPADNVAHVLTSNTLSHGLLILSTVNYSLIPVLSPQSKLMGLINTSLIIQAITTIDAIEVDKLDEIKIESVMIEPPIILDEQVSFEKILHHLVDYNFLCVVDDQQNFKGIITRRAVLKRLNKFVHHLSSSDAIGQLMIQMAQSENQEDN
- a CDS encoding FAD-dependent oxidoreductase translates to MTKEIVIVGAGYAGIAAARQLGKTFKKDESVNITLIDKHSYHTYMTELHEVAGGRVEPEAIKYDLRRIFKKYKKVDLVTDKVTSINYDSKEVIAEHHTYKYDYLLLAMGGEANTFGIEGVKENGFTLWSMEAAERVRAHIINTCYLASREHDEAKRRAMLSFLVCGAGFTGVEMVGELVEWVPRLAHEYKLNEDEFSIHLVEAAPKILAMVTEKEQTKAMKYMEKVGIQISLGDGIVKVAKDHIELASGKTIPTYTTIWTAGVQANTETAEFGIEKARAGRLVANEYMEAKGRENVYIAGDLVYYEEPDKNNAPAPQIVQAAEQTGHTAAQNIIAAIKGSEKHAFKGKYDGFMVSIGSRYGVALLFDKYHLSGFFAMLMKHIVNLKYFFDIRSLFYMVAYTQHEFFDIKDKRNIFGGFLATKGNNLWTLPLRIFYGAMWLSEGLKKTFGWFGGSTWFKDSVVFPFEWLQAADVTSAASGAEETVSAASGAADAVAGAAHSVFSLNYVYGEEPMLVLDKMPNWFGSIMKFMMPNVEVALFMQRFMSIVEILIGLALIAGVFTWLVSAATVALVVMFSLSGMFVWVNVWFVPVAIALMNGSGRVFGLDYWIMPWLGKLFDHWLYGKPKHIYSDNIK
- a CDS encoding metallophosphoesterase codes for the protein MKWLVISDNHGNWAQLNQLIEQYRSQVDIIVHCGDSEFPADDPIWEQVDVVVSGNMDFDPQYFAVRTKDTEVGKILVVHGHRHGVNTNNQELLEMALGTNAKFVFHGHTHRLYAEQKEGVIFVNPGSLNHSRGPIPYKTYAVIDIDEQKIIVKFYTDTHECLVDLTQEFLR
- the racE gene encoding glutamate racemase, with translation MKELPIGIIDSGFGGLTVVKQSLKQLPNESIIYLGDSARCPYGPRPLSQVKEFIWQMTHFLLEKGIKMLVIACNTGTAAALEEIRSSLSIPVIGVIHPGSRAAIKETQNQRIGVIGTQGTINSRLYEQVILEKANHLAVTSVAAPEFVSIVEENRMDDAKTPAIVQAQLQSLIDEQVDTLVLGCTHYPIIRDVIQEAMGESVSLIDSGVETINEVSTLLDYFNLSRSAQEAIESPATMEIFTTGEAEHFETVAKAWLKNEELEVKTCRIEGDHIVENINRNS
- a CDS encoding Gx transporter family protein, coding for MKRGRYQLLVYLAMLAAQGVVISLLERFIPSPFAFAPGAKLGLANLVTIIAIFTLPKKYSLQVVALRLVLATLLGGTLSTFLYSVAGGLLSYLVMILLQYLGPKRVSIVGISVMGGMAHNLGQLSMAALLAKSWAVLNYLPVLSVSGILAGFAVGFVGNLLLHKISVLRVYHDELIKSRAQESWLSLM